The following proteins are encoded in a genomic region of Triticum dicoccoides isolate Atlit2015 ecotype Zavitan chromosome 1B, WEW_v2.0, whole genome shotgun sequence:
- the LOC119350680 gene encoding proline-rich receptor-like protein kinase PERK2: protein MPTPSPVNPAPPAPPMPSPSPVNPVPPTLPPPSPAGPAPSAPPPSSPVNPAPPTLSPPSPALPIPVNPAPPTPSPAQPAPPAPPTSPPTSPVNPAPPGSSPPAPVNPAPPTVSPPSPVAPAPPMPSPSGPVNPAPPTAPTNPTPPTPSPVNPAPPTTPPPSPGTPTTPPSPLPPPATTPSRPMPPPAPGSSKLPTPSTHAPPSVTPSPPSGTPGAPPSLPGLPPSPAPLSSPPHSSHASKAVIGISVAASAVFVIALVAGLFYCFRTRRRQRRGRRPPSSSSGDPYDKRLPVTSSQAARSSFSAALSTIPPMYAPPPAPHAAVHPWQSGGGATASDQPPPHAAVTGGTVSYADLAAATDGFSDAKLLGQGGFGHVYRGTLGSGPAAREVAIKRLRAGSGQGEREFRAEVESIGRVHHRNLVSLLGYCIHGDQRLLVYEHVPNHTLESHLHHGGDGPTLLDWERRWRIALGAAKGLAYLHEDCHPKIIHRDIKAANILLDDNFEPKVADFGLAKIQHGDDSHVSTRVMGTFGYMAPEYTNTGKITDRSDVFSLGVVLLEIITGKRPVLSDEPDEDDETLVSWARPLLTKALEGQLTMELIDPRLEANYDAHEMQRLIACAAAAVRHTARSRPRVSQIVRYLEGELPLEALNGGVEPGQSEAHDATTTEQLRRMRRMAFLQRGADSGNTGATGFVSEATSEYGLCASSSSSDGDAAQSTSRAPGGQHPGQASYAAGNNVGRAGRHSGDLGAMSRRTRPGRAGLE from the exons ATGCCAACACCTTCTCCAGTAAACCCGGCACCACCAGCGCCACCAATGCCATCGCCATCTCCGGTGAACCCGGTACCGCCAACATTACCACCACCGTCTCCAGCGGGGCCCGCACCATCAGCGCCACCGCCGTCTTCCCCGGTGAACCCGGCACCACCAACGTTGTCTCCGCCGTCTCCAGCTCTGCCTATTCCAGTGAACCCTGCACCACCGACGCCGTCTCCAGCGCAGCCGGCGCCACCGGCGCCACCAACATCGCCTCCGACATCACCAGTGAACCCAGCGCCACCAGGGTCGTCTCCTCCTGCTCCGGTGAACCCTGCACCACCAACAGTGTCACCGCCATCTCCCGTGGCGCCGGCACCACCAATGCCATCGCCGTCCGGTCCAGTTAACCCGGCACCACCAACGGCTCCAACCAACCCGACACCGCCAACGCCATCTCCGGTGAACCCGGCACCACCAACTACGCCCCCACCTTCACCTGGCACGCCAACAACACCACCATCGCCTCTTCCGCCGCCTGCAACAACGCCGTCTCGGCCCATGCCACCACCCGCTCCAGGTTCGAGCAAACTGCCAACCCCTTCCACGCATGCTCCTCCTAGCGTAACACCGTCGCCCCCAAGCGGCACGCCAGGAGCACCGCCTTCGCTACCGGGTTTACCCCCATCACCGGCGCCACTGTCTTCGCCGCCGCATTCATCACACGCATCCAAAGCAGTGATCGGCATCTCCGTGGCTGCCTCGGCGGTGTTCGTGATCGCCCTCGTGGCCGGGCTGTTCTACTGCTTCCGGACGCGACGCCGCCAACGCCGCGGCCGCCGTCCTCCGTCCAGCTCGTCAG GCGATCCCTACGACAAGCGGCTGCCGGTGACGTCGTCGCAGGCAGCGCGCTCATCCTTCTCGGCGGCGCTATCAACCATACCGCCAATGTAcgcgccaccaccagcaccacaCGCGGCGGTCCACCCGTGGCAGAGCGGCGGCGGCGCCACGGCCTCCGACCAGCCTCCCCCGCACGCGGCGGTCACGGGCGGCACGGTGTCGTACGCGGACCtggcggcggcgacggacgggTTCTCGGACGCCAAGCTGCTGGGGCAGGGCGGGTTCGGGCACGTGTACCGCGGCACGCTGGGCTCGGGCCCGGCGGCGCGGGAGGTGGCCATCAAGCGGCTCCGGGCCGGCAGCGGGCAGGGCGAGCGCGAGTTCCGCGCCGAGGTGGAGAGCATCGGCCGCGTGCACCACCGCAACCTCGTGTCGCTGCTGGGGTACTGCATCCATGGCGACCAGCGCCTCCTCGTCTACGAGCACGTCCCCAACCACACGCTCGAGTCCCACCTGCACCACGGCGGCGACGGGCCGACGCTGCTGGACTGGGAACGCAGGTGGCGGATCGCGCTCGGGGCGGCCAAGGGCCTCGCCTACCTGCACGAGGACT GTCATCCTAAGATCATCCATCGCGACATCAAGGCGGCAAACATCCTTCTGGATGACAACTTTGAGCCCAAG GTCGCCGACTTTGGGCTGGCCAAGATCCAGCACGGAGACGACAGCCATGTTTCTACGCGGGTGATGGGGACCTTCGG GTACATGGCGCCGGAGTACACCAACACGGGAAAAATAACCGACCGGTCCGACGTCTTCTCCTTGGGCGTCGTGCTTCTGGAGATCATCACCGGCAAGAGACCGGTCCTGTCCGACGAGCCCGACGAGGACGACGAGACTCTGGTCTCTTGG GCACGGCCTCTGCTGACAAAAGCTCTGGAGGGGCAACTCACCATGGAGCTCATCGACCCAAGGCTGGAGGCCAACTACGACGCCCACGAGATGCAGCGGCTCatcgcctgcgccgccgccgccgtgcgccACACGGCCCGCTCCCGCCCCCGAGTGAGCCAG ATCGTCCGGTACCTGGAGGGCGAGCTACCGCTGGAGGCCCTCAACGGCGGCGTGGAGCCGGGGCAGAGCGAGGCGCACGACGCCACCACCACAGAGCAGCTGCGGCGGATGAGGAGGATGGCGTTCCTGCAGCGGGGCGCCGACAGCGGCAACACGGGCGCCACCGGCTTCGTCAGCGAGGCCACCAGCGAGTACGGGCTGTGCGCCTCCAGCTCCAGCAGCGACGGCGACGCCGCGCAGAGCACGAGCCGCGCGCCCGGCGGGCAGCACCCCGGCCAGGCGAGCTACGCCGCCGGCAACAACGTGGGCAGGGCGGGGCGGCACTCCGGCGACCTCGGGGCCATGAGCCGGCGCACGCGCCCGGGCCGCGCCGGCCTGGAGTAA